A single region of the Melioribacteraceae bacterium 4301-Me genome encodes:
- a CDS encoding HAD family hydrolase, giving the protein MNLENYKHIIWDWNGTILNDVDLCVEIINSLLTSRNLPAIDKVRYKEIFTIPVKNYYAKLNFDFIREPFELLGKIWMEQYELRKYECSLYDGVVDLLEKIKLRGIGQSILSAYSQSTLENLVEHFGLTEYFSYVVGLDNIYAASKLHLGRDLMGKLGNGKGETLVIGDTLHDFEVAKEIGADCILVSYGHQDRKRLSSVGVKVIDSLAELL; this is encoded by the coding sequence ATGAATTTAGAGAACTATAAACATATAATTTGGGATTGGAACGGCACAATTTTGAATGATGTTGATCTTTGTGTCGAAATTATAAATAGTCTTTTAACATCTCGTAATTTGCCTGCAATTGACAAAGTTAGATACAAAGAAATATTTACCATTCCAGTAAAAAATTATTATGCAAAATTAAACTTTGACTTTATACGAGAACCTTTTGAATTGTTAGGCAAGATTTGGATGGAGCAATACGAACTACGAAAATATGAATGTAGTTTGTATGACGGAGTAGTTGATTTGCTTGAGAAAATAAAACTTAGAGGAATTGGACAGTCAATATTATCTGCATATTCACAAAGTACATTAGAAAACCTTGTTGAACATTTTGGATTAACAGAGTATTTCTCATACGTTGTTGGTTTAGATAACATATATGCAGCGAGTAAACTTCATCTTGGTAGGGATTTAATGGGAAAATTGGGTAACGGTAAGGGAGAAACGTTAGTAATAGGGGATACGCTGCACGATTTTGAAGTAGCAAAAGAAATCGGTGCCGATTGTATTTTGGTTTCATATGGTCATCAAGATAGGAAAAGATTGAGTTCTGTTGGCGTAAAAGTAATTGACAGTTTAGCTGAATTATTATAA
- a CDS encoding RsbRD N-terminal domain-containing protein has product MNKFVHLVENNAHLLTSQWVEEVKRNPSTKGYRNLSEAELRSRVFDVYKRLGEWLQSDENIYQQTAQHFFNLGKTRAKEGLKVSEVVYALILNRVILWKFVINNGIIDTAIDYHHAIDFYHKVTNFFDKAEYFVCVGYETLDKTAEKKLEDENFFEAAVSAITNWVVKEPK; this is encoded by the coding sequence ATGAATAAATTTGTTCATCTTGTAGAAAACAATGCCCATTTGCTTACAAGTCAATGGGTGGAAGAAGTAAAAAGAAATCCTTCAACAAAAGGTTATAGAAATTTATCGGAAGCCGAGCTGAGAAGTCGTGTTTTTGACGTTTACAAACGTTTAGGCGAATGGCTTCAAAGCGATGAAAATATTTATCAACAAACAGCACAACATTTTTTTAATCTTGGTAAAACAAGAGCAAAAGAGGGATTAAAAGTTAGCGAGGTTGTTTATGCATTAATTTTAAATCGGGTTATCTTGTGGAAATTTGTAATCAATAATGGAATTATCGATACAGCAATAGACTATCACCATGCAATTGACTTTTATCATAAAGTAACAAACTTTTTCGATAAAGCTGAATATTTTGTTTGCGTTGGGTACGAGACACTTGATAAGACAGCAGAGAAAAAATTGGAAGATGAAAATTTCTTTGAAGCTGCTGTTAGTGCAATTACTAATTGGGTTGTAAAAGAGCCAAAGTAA
- a CDS encoding ATP-binding protein has translation MKKKHLEEKENLRLQQAELMALFAELSPDPIFRFDHTGKIILANNAAHKLFHRRNVLGENVKELLSFVSDIDIDNLITETRQITNTMIVDERYYQFILTGVAKFNMCHVYGRDITDLKKKETELKEALARAEEAKKIKENFLAQISHEIRSPLNAIEGYAEYLMDELKQEKREELVDIFRSIKNSSKRLYRTFDLLLNMSQVQTGRYDVRFEKVNIYALLKTLFIEFKSMAEEKKLAFSLVNKGDENPIAYVDHYSIVQVFANLIDNAIKFTNEGEVEIIISQEDSNVCVDIRDTGIGISENYLKNIYTPFSQEQTGYTRAYDGTGLGLALVKSFLDLNRARIKVQTQVNKGTTFRVVLNGEKKWKTQ, from the coding sequence ATGAAAAAGAAGCATTTGGAAGAGAAGGAAAACTTAAGGTTGCAGCAGGCAGAGTTAATGGCTTTATTTGCTGAACTTTCACCTGATCCTATTTTCAGATTTGACCACACCGGCAAAATTATACTTGCTAATAACGCAGCTCATAAATTATTCCATAGAAGAAATGTACTTGGTGAAAACGTCAAAGAACTTCTTTCGTTTGTTAGTGATATTGATATTGATAATTTAATTACAGAGACAAGACAAATTACTAATACAATGATTGTTGACGAGCGATATTATCAATTTATTTTAACTGGTGTGGCTAAATTTAATATGTGTCACGTTTACGGAAGAGATATAACGGATTTAAAGAAAAAGGAAACCGAATTAAAAGAAGCATTAGCAAGAGCAGAAGAAGCAAAAAAAATTAAGGAAAATTTCCTCGCTCAAATTTCTCACGAGATTCGTTCGCCACTAAATGCTATTGAAGGTTATGCTGAATATTTAATGGACGAATTAAAACAAGAAAAAAGAGAAGAGCTGGTGGATATTTTCCGTTCAATTAAAAACAGCAGCAAGAGATTATATCGTACTTTTGACTTGCTTCTTAATATGTCGCAAGTACAAACCGGAAGATACGACGTGCGTTTTGAGAAAGTTAATATTTACGCTTTATTAAAAACGCTTTTTATCGAGTTCAAGTCAATGGCCGAAGAAAAGAAACTCGCTTTTTCTTTAGTTAATAAAGGTGATGAAAATCCAATTGCTTACGTTGACCATTATTCAATTGTACAAGTATTCGCTAATTTGATTGATAATGCAATTAAATTTACTAATGAAGGCGAGGTGGAAATAATTATTTCTCAAGAGGATTCCAATGTTTGCGTCGATATTCGAGATACCGGCATAGGCATTTCAGAAAATTATCTTAAGAATATTTACACTCCTTTCTCTCAAGAACAAACAGGATATACAAGAGCTTATGATGGCACTGGCTTAGGACTTGCACTCGTTAAAAGCTTTTTGGATTTAAATAGAGCAAGAATTAAAGTCCAAACCCAAGTAAACAAAGGTACTACTTTTAGGGTAGTCCTAAATGGAGAGAAAAAATGGAAAACGCAATAA
- a CDS encoding response regulator, whose amino-acid sequence MENAINNRIKILITEEDPDNQKLILLYFRKYFDITPCYSSDEFYDLLNKDKYDLILMDISIRGAKNGLELTRELKRNPAYAKIPVLCYTAHALYQDRLNALEAGCDAYLSKPSDLKTLLVAIIDLLKTSGKTLTFDIPAESYSFS is encoded by the coding sequence ATGGAAAACGCAATAAATAATAGAATTAAAATACTTATTACTGAAGAAGACCCGGACAATCAAAAGTTAATCTTACTCTATTTCAGAAAATATTTTGATATTACTCCTTGCTATTCATCCGATGAGTTTTACGACTTGCTTAACAAAGACAAGTACGATTTAATATTGATGGATATTTCAATTAGAGGTGCAAAGAATGGATTGGAACTTACTAGAGAATTAAAAAGAAACCCTGCTTACGCTAAAATTCCCGTACTATGCTATACAGCACATGCATTATATCAAGACAGGCTTAATGCGTTGGAAGCTGGCTGTGATGCGTATTTAAGCAAACCATCGGATTTAAAGACTTTATTAGTTGCTATAATAGATTTGCTTAAAACAAGCGGCAAAACATTAACTTTTGATATACCGGCGGAGTCTTATTCGTTTTCTTAA
- a CDS encoding heme-binding domain-containing protein, with the protein MRLKFFIYIIVIALIAIQFINVERTNPPVAAEIKAPPDVKKILRNSCYDCHSNETKWPWYSYIAPISWLVEKDVKSGRKHLNFSEWEKLTTKKKDKKREEIWEQISKDEMPLDIYTYMHPNAKLSLLQKNIIKNWLNNSNNFFDY; encoded by the coding sequence ATGAGATTGAAGTTTTTTATATACATAATCGTTATCGCTTTAATTGCCATTCAATTTATAAATGTGGAAAGAACTAATCCGCCTGTTGCAGCGGAAATTAAAGCTCCACCTGATGTGAAAAAAATTTTAAGAAATTCATGTTACGACTGTCATTCTAACGAGACAAAATGGCCGTGGTATAGTTACATTGCCCCTATTTCATGGTTAGTTGAAAAAGATGTTAAGTCGGGCAGAAAACATTTAAATTTTTCTGAGTGGGAAAAACTAACTACAAAGAAAAAAGACAAGAAAAGGGAAGAGATTTGGGAACAAATTAGTAAGGATGAAATGCCGTTGGATATATACACGTACATGCATCCGAATGCAAAATTAAGTTTATTACAAAAAAATATTATAAAAAACTGGTTGAATAATTCAAATAACTTTTTTGATTATTGA
- a CDS encoding cation diffusion facilitator family transporter, with product MNSQKEETSIKEKRRVAVSSIIAAIFLTTMKFIVGLVTGSLGILSEALHSLLDLFAATITFLAVKYSDLPPDKEHQYGHGKFENYSALVETGLLGITCFWIIYEAVKRIITKNVEIEVTFWSFAVVIISVVIDSTRSRALYKVAKKHNSQALEADALHFSTDIWSSMVVLFGLIGASLNYFYADSIAALIVALIVLSVTYRLGKKSFDALVDKAPIGLTEQIDEIVSAIEDVKYHHNIKVRESGPYKFVEINIHVDKKMTIEQAHAVSHIVEEQIKNKIPKIEVTVHTEPDV from the coding sequence ATGAATAGCCAGAAAGAAGAAACTTCAATTAAAGAAAAAAGGCGCGTTGCTGTAAGTTCTATAATTGCAGCTATCTTTTTAACAACTATGAAGTTTATAGTTGGATTGGTTACTGGCAGCTTGGGAATTTTATCAGAAGCTTTGCATTCGTTGTTAGATTTATTTGCTGCAACAATTACTTTTTTAGCTGTAAAATATTCTGACCTGCCACCCGATAAAGAACATCAATACGGTCATGGAAAGTTTGAGAACTACTCAGCTCTTGTCGAAACAGGTCTTCTTGGAATTACATGTTTTTGGATTATCTATGAAGCAGTAAAAAGAATAATTACAAAAAACGTTGAAATTGAAGTTACATTTTGGAGCTTTGCAGTTGTAATAATATCTGTAGTTATTGACTCAACACGCTCACGTGCATTATATAAAGTGGCTAAAAAACATAACAGTCAAGCTCTTGAGGCCGATGCCCTTCACTTTTCGACAGATATATGGAGTTCTATGGTTGTTCTTTTTGGATTGATTGGTGCATCATTAAATTATTTTTACGCAGATTCTATAGCTGCGTTAATTGTTGCTTTAATTGTTCTATCGGTTACCTATAGACTAGGTAAAAAATCTTTTGACGCACTTGTTGATAAAGCACCAATAGGATTAACAGAACAAATTGATGAAATTGTATCGGCAATTGAAGATGTAAAATATCACCACAATATTAAAGTCAGGGAATCCGGGCCATATAAATTTGTAGAAATTAATATTCATGTTGATAAAAAAATGACAATTGAGCAGGCACATGCTGTTTCACATATTGTTGAGGAGCAAATAAAAAATAAAATACCTAAAATTGAAGTAACAGTTCACACAGAACCCGATGTATAA
- the aceE gene encoding pyruvate dehydrogenase (acetyl-transferring), homodimeric type: protein MNEIKNNGSEIIDEIELREWLESLEYVLQSGGPEKVKQLLHDLDMYAHESGVELPFTANTPYINTIPAKEQPPFPGSREIERRIKSLIRWNAMAMVVRANKEEPGIGGHISTYASAATLYEIGFNHFFRGKDDNSEGDIIYFQGHASPGFYARAFLEGRISKEQLENFRRELRPGGGLSSYPHPWLMPDFWEFPTVSMGLGPIQAIYQARFSRYLEDRGLKKPSNAKVWAFLGDGETDEPETLGAISLAAREKLDNLIFVINCNLQRLDGPVRGNGNIIQELEAVFRGAGWNVIKVIWGSDWDPLLEADKTGLLVKRMNEVIDGESQNFIVHGGKYVREHFFGKYPELLKLVEHYTDEHLEKMKRGGHDPEKVYAAYKAAVEHKGSPTVILAKTVKGYGLGEAGEGKNITHQQKKLNEEELREFRTRFGIPISDDEVAKAPFYRPPEDSPEIRYLKERRKVLGGYIPKRVVKAQPIQTPSEELFEEFYAGTEGREVSTTMVFVRILAKLLRDKEVGKLIVPIVPDEARTFGMEALFRQIGIYSHLGQLYEPVDKDSLLYYKEAKNGQILEEGITEAGSMASFMAAGTAYATHGINTIPFFAYYSMFGFQRFGDLAWAAGDMRCKGFLIGATAGRTTLAGEGLQHQDGHSHLLAYPIPNLIAYDPAYAYELAVIIRDGIYRMYEKQENVYYYITVMNENYPQPEMPKGVKEGILKGMYKFKSSTITPKTSAKKELDAKVHLMGSGTILNEAVKAAEILEKNYGVPTDVWSVTSYKNLHLDAQETERWNLFHPDEKPRLPYISEVTKGEKGIFVAASDYVQILADSIAKWLPGPLHTLGTFGFGRSESRAALRDFFEVDAKHIAYASLYSLVKERLLKPEILKKALKELGINTNKPNPAKS from the coding sequence ATGAACGAAATAAAAAACAATGGGTCAGAAATTATAGATGAAATAGAACTGCGCGAATGGCTTGAATCACTTGAATATGTACTGCAATCCGGCGGCCCCGAAAAAGTTAAACAACTTTTGCACGATCTCGATATGTATGCCCACGAATCTGGTGTTGAATTACCTTTTACGGCTAATACACCTTACATTAATACAATCCCAGCAAAAGAACAGCCGCCATTCCCTGGCAGCAGAGAAATAGAAAGAAGAATAAAAAGCTTAATCCGCTGGAATGCTATGGCTATGGTTGTAAGAGCAAATAAAGAAGAACCGGGCATAGGCGGGCATATTTCTACTTATGCATCTGCTGCTACTTTATATGAAATTGGGTTTAATCATTTTTTTAGGGGCAAAGACGATAATAGTGAAGGTGATATAATTTACTTTCAAGGGCATGCATCTCCAGGCTTTTATGCGCGAGCCTTTTTAGAAGGAAGAATTTCCAAAGAACAGCTTGAAAACTTTAGGAGGGAATTACGACCTGGCGGCGGTCTATCGTCTTATCCTCATCCTTGGTTAATGCCAGATTTTTGGGAATTCCCGACAGTATCAATGGGGCTGGGTCCAATTCAAGCTATTTATCAAGCACGCTTTTCAAGATACCTTGAAGACAGAGGTCTGAAAAAACCAAGTAATGCTAAAGTCTGGGCGTTCTTAGGCGATGGTGAAACCGATGAGCCTGAAACTTTAGGCGCAATATCATTAGCAGCCAGAGAAAAACTCGATAACCTGATTTTCGTTATTAATTGTAACCTACAACGGTTAGATGGACCAGTAAGAGGCAATGGAAATATTATTCAAGAACTTGAAGCAGTTTTTAGAGGCGCAGGCTGGAACGTTATAAAAGTTATTTGGGGTAGTGATTGGGACCCGCTTCTGGAAGCTGATAAAACGGGATTGCTTGTTAAAAGAATGAATGAAGTTATTGACGGCGAGTCACAAAACTTTATTGTTCATGGTGGAAAATATGTTCGCGAACATTTCTTCGGAAAATATCCTGAGTTGCTAAAATTAGTCGAACATTATACAGATGAACACCTTGAAAAAATGAAACGCGGCGGTCATGACCCAGAGAAAGTTTACGCCGCTTATAAAGCTGCTGTAGAACATAAAGGCTCACCTACTGTTATTTTAGCTAAAACTGTAAAAGGCTATGGTCTTGGCGAGGCCGGCGAAGGTAAAAATATTACTCATCAACAGAAAAAATTAAATGAAGAAGAGCTTAGAGAATTTAGAACTAGATTTGGAATACCTATTTCTGATGATGAGGTAGCTAAAGCACCTTTCTACAGACCACCGGAAGACAGCCCGGAAATTCGCTACTTGAAAGAAAGAAGAAAAGTCTTAGGTGGTTATATTCCTAAAAGAGTTGTAAAAGCTCAGCCTATCCAAACACCATCAGAAGAATTATTTGAAGAATTTTATGCCGGCACAGAAGGAAGAGAAGTTTCCACTACAATGGTTTTTGTTAGAATACTTGCTAAATTGCTGCGCGATAAAGAAGTAGGCAAACTTATAGTTCCTATTGTTCCAGATGAGGCAAGAACTTTTGGAATGGAAGCTTTATTTAGACAAATTGGAATTTATTCTCATTTAGGACAACTTTATGAACCAGTAGATAAAGATAGTTTGCTTTACTACAAGGAAGCTAAAAACGGACAAATTTTAGAAGAAGGAATTACCGAAGCCGGTTCGATGGCATCTTTTATGGCTGCAGGGACGGCCTATGCTACTCACGGAATTAATACTATACCTTTCTTTGCCTATTATTCAATGTTTGGTTTTCAGAGATTTGGCGATTTAGCATGGGCTGCCGGTGATATGCGCTGCAAAGGCTTTTTGATAGGAGCTACTGCAGGCAGAACTACTCTTGCAGGTGAGGGATTACAACATCAGGATGGACATAGCCACTTACTTGCTTACCCAATTCCAAACCTTATTGCATACGACCCAGCTTATGCTTATGAACTTGCTGTGATTATTCGTGATGGTATTTACAGAATGTATGAAAAACAAGAAAACGTTTACTATTATATCACTGTAATGAACGAAAATTATCCTCAGCCTGAAATGCCTAAAGGAGTTAAAGAAGGAATTTTGAAAGGAATGTATAAGTTTAAGTCCTCAACAATAACACCTAAAACTTCAGCTAAAAAAGAGCTTGATGCAAAGGTCCATTTAATGGGTAGCGGAACTATTTTAAACGAAGCGGTTAAAGCAGCAGAAATTCTCGAGAAAAATTACGGTGTGCCTACTGATGTTTGGAGTGTAACAAGTTATAAAAACTTGCACCTCGATGCCCAAGAAACAGAAAGATGGAATTTATTCCATCCAGATGAAAAACCGCGGCTGCCATACATAAGTGAAGTAACAAAAGGGGAAAAAGGAATATTTGTAGCTGCTTCAGATTATGTACAAATTCTTGCTGACTCTATTGCTAAATGGTTGCCTGGACCTTTACATACGCTTGGGACTTTTGGATTCGGTAGAAGTGAAAGTAGAGCAGCTTTAAGAGACTTCTTTGAGGTTGATGCTAAACATATTGCATATGCTTCATTATATTCATTAGTGAAAGAAAGACTTTTGAAGCCTGAAATTCTTAAAAAAGCCTTAAAAGAACTTGGCATTAATACAAATAAACCTAATCCAGCTAAATCATGA
- a CDS encoding dihydrolipoyllysine-residue acetyltransferase, which produces MTIEFKLPELGENIESADILKILVSEGDKVKVDQPVLEIETDKATIEVPSDVNGVIKKIHVKEGTKAKVGQIIFTLEEDSSRTDIKGSANGNKTEKVTAGEPIKKINETTPKAVEQEINKRRVKAGIYEFKIPNLGENVQSADITKVLVSKGDKISVDQTVLEIETDKATVEVPSEIEGIIKEVKVKEGDKVKVGDVVFIIETTSIAEKETQQEPETKISQPSTVVTESKEQQVDITEISTVPDVVDKIKHDFEAKAKLPSVPSLIAPAAPSVRRFAREIGVDIHKVKGTGPSGRITVEDVKAYAKGINEQITKGGIGIGVVSEALPDFSKWGEVERQSMSNVRRKTAEHLSYAWATIPHVTQFDKADITELENLRKQFGKKAEEAGGKLTVTAILLKVVASALKVFPQFNSSVDMIKGEIIYKKYFNIGVAVDTEKGLLVPVIKNVDKKNIIQLSVELAEISKKARDKKLSLEDMQGGCFTISNLGGIGGTYFTPVVNSPEVAILGVSKATYEQRYINNKFEPRLMMPLSLSYDHRVIDGADGIRFLRWVVNALENPFLLSLEG; this is translated from the coding sequence ATGACTATAGAATTTAAACTACCTGAACTTGGTGAAAATATAGAATCGGCTGATATATTAAAAATACTTGTATCTGAAGGTGATAAAGTGAAAGTTGATCAGCCAGTCTTGGAGATTGAAACTGATAAAGCTACTATTGAAGTACCCTCTGATGTAAATGGAGTGATTAAAAAAATTCATGTTAAAGAAGGGACAAAAGCTAAAGTAGGACAAATAATTTTTACCTTAGAAGAAGACAGTTCTAGGACTGATATAAAAGGTTCTGCGAATGGAAATAAAACTGAAAAAGTAACTGCTGGTGAACCAATTAAAAAAATAAATGAAACCACACCTAAAGCTGTAGAACAAGAAATTAATAAAAGGCGTGTTAAAGCCGGTATTTATGAATTTAAAATCCCCAATTTAGGCGAAAACGTTCAATCGGCTGATATAACAAAAGTGCTGGTTTCAAAAGGTGATAAAATCTCAGTAGACCAAACAGTGCTTGAAATAGAAACTGATAAAGCTACAGTGGAAGTTCCATCAGAAATTGAAGGCATTATTAAGGAAGTAAAAGTTAAAGAGGGTGATAAAGTAAAAGTTGGCGATGTTGTTTTTATCATTGAAACCACTTCAATAGCTGAGAAAGAAACTCAACAAGAACCAGAGACTAAAATCTCTCAACCATCTACTGTTGTAACTGAATCTAAAGAACAGCAAGTCGATATCACGGAAATCTCCACCGTGCCAGATGTGGTTGACAAAATTAAACATGACTTTGAAGCTAAAGCCAAATTGCCTTCCGTTCCTTCATTAATTGCGCCTGCCGCTCCTTCAGTTCGAAGATTTGCACGCGAAATTGGTGTTGATATTCATAAAGTGAAGGGAACCGGGCCCTCGGGGAGAATTACAGTCGAAGATGTAAAAGCATATGCAAAAGGCATTAACGAGCAAATTACAAAAGGGGGGATTGGTATTGGTGTTGTATCAGAGGCATTGCCAGATTTTTCAAAATGGGGCGAAGTTGAACGCCAGTCCATGAGTAATGTAAGACGTAAAACAGCAGAACACCTTTCATATGCATGGGCGACTATACCGCATGTAACACAATTCGACAAAGCCGATATAACCGAGCTTGAGAATCTTCGTAAACAATTTGGTAAAAAAGCAGAAGAAGCAGGTGGTAAGTTGACAGTAACTGCAATATTACTGAAAGTTGTTGCCTCCGCGTTGAAAGTCTTTCCTCAGTTCAATTCTAGTGTTGATATGATTAAAGGAGAAATAATTTATAAAAAGTATTTTAACATTGGAGTTGCGGTCGATACCGAAAAAGGGTTACTTGTTCCAGTTATAAAAAATGTTGATAAGAAAAATATAATTCAACTTTCAGTGGAATTGGCTGAGATATCAAAGAAAGCACGCGATAAAAAACTTTCTCTCGAAGATATGCAAGGCGGCTGCTTTACGATTTCTAATCTTGGTGGAATAGGTGGAACCTATTTTACACCAGTGGTAAATTCACCAGAGGTCGCAATATTAGGTGTTTCAAAAGCAACTTACGAACAGAGATACATAAATAATAAATTTGAACCACGTTTAATGATGCCTTTGTCATTATCTTACGATCATCGTGTTATTGATGGTGCAGACGGCATAAGATTCTTGAGATGGGTTGTTAATGCCCTCGAAAATCCTTTTCTTCTAAGTCTTGAAGGATAA
- a CDS encoding cytochrome c — translation MTNAQKWLAAFLVVFVVLFLIGRATKKEETPSQIPMGMLSETEQSVNENADGKTLTVQLGCISCHGENLEGTKLAPSLEFVKNNWMRDNLINYLRNPSSYAGDKRFEGYRAKYPNVIMPSYNNIDVKDLGKIADYLLSR, via the coding sequence ATGACTAATGCACAAAAATGGCTCGCTGCTTTTTTAGTAGTTTTTGTCGTTTTGTTTTTAATAGGAAGAGCAACAAAAAAAGAGGAAACTCCATCTCAAATACCAATGGGGATGTTAAGTGAAACTGAACAATCTGTGAATGAAAATGCTGATGGGAAAACGCTAACCGTTCAATTAGGATGTATATCATGTCATGGAGAAAACTTAGAGGGTACAAAATTAGCGCCATCATTAGAGTTTGTTAAAAATAATTGGATGCGGGATAATTTGATAAATTATTTAAGGAATCCTTCTTCGTACGCAGGCGACAAACGTTTTGAAGGGTATCGTGCTAAATATCCTAATGTAATAATGCCATCATATAATAACATTGATGTCAAAGATTTAGGGAAAATAGCTGATTATTTGTTATCGCGCTGA
- a CDS encoding cysteine peptidase family C39 domain-containing protein, which produces MSFYPQPNKYQCGPFALKYALVMLGVFKDEDEIGVIAGSTWWAGTDEIGLSRAARRFKCRMKHFQSSNPNDARRMLVSELKKGHPCILSVDNWEHWCTVVSYQKGKFVVIDSEPDKVITILSSSQLVRKWRYKEKGTDIISYDGYALIPKFKVHTRAKFTPDKAKYIMYDKNDDLAKKWDQYTNDLINVCRPRTKLSYKIITFSEFLRRNQINLVKRVANWHGEPTYSELKKILANMKFVAEVYDLVIPEDEEKRATIDIASIMMMYSCGKYGMDPIY; this is translated from the coding sequence ATGAGTTTTTATCCACAGCCAAATAAATATCAATGTGGTCCTTTCGCACTTAAGTATGCTTTGGTTATGCTTGGAGTATTTAAAGATGAAGATGAAATTGGAGTAATTGCAGGCAGTACTTGGTGGGCTGGCACAGATGAAATTGGTTTATCGCGCGCAGCAAGAAGATTTAAATGCAGAATGAAACACTTCCAATCGAGTAACCCAAACGACGCACGAAGAATGCTTGTAAGCGAGTTGAAAAAGGGCCATCCTTGTATATTAAGCGTGGATAACTGGGAACACTGGTGCACTGTAGTTAGTTACCAAAAAGGTAAGTTTGTAGTAATAGATAGTGAACCGGATAAAGTAATTACTATACTTTCTAGTTCTCAACTAGTAAGAAAATGGAGATATAAAGAAAAAGGAACGGATATTATCAGCTACGATGGTTATGCCCTCATTCCCAAATTTAAAGTTCATACAAGAGCTAAATTTACACCGGATAAAGCAAAATATATTATGTATGATAAAAACGATGACCTTGCAAAAAAATGGGACCAGTACACAAATGATTTAATTAATGTTTGCAGACCAAGGACAAAATTAAGTTACAAAATAATTACCTTTTCTGAATTTTTACGTAGAAACCAAATCAACCTGGTTAAACGTGTAGCAAACTGGCATGGTGAACCAACTTATTCTGAACTAAAAAAAATTCTTGCCAACATGAAATTTGTAGCTGAAGTTTACGACCTTGTTATTCCAGAAGATGAAGAGAAAAGAGCAACAATTGATATTGCTTCAATAATGATGATGTATTCTTGCGGAAAATATGGAATGGACCCAATCTACTAA